The following are encoded together in the Phragmites australis chromosome 19, lpPhrAust1.1, whole genome shotgun sequence genome:
- the LOC133900414 gene encoding DNA polymerase delta catalytic subunit isoform X2 produces the protein MSSGGRGGKRRGAPPPAPSGAAAKRGHPAPSTPRFPPPAAAAAAAATEEEMMDEDVFLDETILAEDEAALLMLQRDEAFASRLSRWKRPALPADLAAGCSRTVAFQQLEIDYIIGESRKELLPNSSGPAAILRIFGVTREGHSICCQVHGFEPYFYISCPSGMGPDDISQFHQTLEGRMKESNRSSNVPRFVKRVELVQKQTIMHYQPHQFQPFLKIVVALPTMVASCRGILERGITIEGLGSKSFLTYESNILFALRFMIDCNIVGGNWIEVPAGKYRKAARVMSYCQLELDCLYSDLVSHAAEGEYSKMAPFRILSFDIECAGRKGHFPEPTHDPVIQIANLVTLQGEGQPFVQNVMTLKSCSPIVGVDVRSFDTERDILLAWRDLIREVDPDIIIGYNICKFDLPYLIERAEVLKIVEFPILGRIRNSRVRVRDTTFSSRQYGVRESKDVTVEGRVQFDLLQAMQRDYKLSSYSLNSVSAHFLGEQKEDVHHSIISDLQNGNSETRRRLAVYCLKVLSQLLRKAKQKNLVIPNIKGQGSGQDTFEGATVLEARAGFYEKPIATLDFASLYPSIMMAYNLCYCTLVPPEDARKLNLPPESLNRTPSGEIFVKPQLQKGILPEILEELLAARKRAKADLKEAKDPFERAVLDGRQLALKISANSVYGFTGATIGQLPCLEISSSVTSYGRQMIEHTKKLVEDKFTTLGGYEHNAEVVYGDTDSVMVQFGVSTVEDAMKLGREAADYISGTFTKPIKLEFEKVYFPYLLISKKRYAGLYWTNPEKFDKMDTKGIETVRRDNCLLVKNLVTECLHKLLVDRDVPGAVQYVKNTISDLLMNRVDLSLLVITKGLTKTGEDYAVKAAHVELAERMRKRDAATAPTVGDRVPYVIIKAAKGAKAYEKSEDPIYVLDNNIPIDPQYYLENQISKPLMRIFEPILKNASKELLHGSHTRAVSISTPSNSGIMKFAKKQLTCLGCKAVISGANQTLCSHCKGREAELYCKTVANVSELEMLFGRLWTQCQECQGSLHQDVLCTSRDCPIFYRRRKAQKDMAEARLQLDRWDF, from the exons ATGAGCTCAGGCGGACGCGGCGGCAAGCGGCGGGGCGCTCCGCCTCCGGCGCCCTCCGGGGCAGCGGCGAAGAGGGGCCACCCCGCCCCCAGTACCCCTCGGTTTCctccaccggcggcggcggcggccgccgcggccacGGAGGAGGAGATGATGGACGAGGACGTGTTTCTGGACGAGACCATCCTGGCCGAGGATGAGGCGGCTCTGCTAATGCTCCAACGTGACGAGGCCTTCGCCTCCCGCCTCTCGCGGTGGAAGCGCCCCGCACTCCCCGCTGACCTCGCCGCTGGCTGCTCTCGCACCGTCG CTTTTCAGCAGCTGGAGATAGATTACATTATTGGTGAGAGCCGCAAAGAATTGCTGCCCAACTCATCTGGTCCTGCAGCTATACTCAGGATTTTCGGTGTCACCAGAGAAG GTCACAGCATATGCTGTCAGGTGCATGGATTTGAGCCATATTTCTATATCAGCTGTCCATCAGGGATGGGTCCTGATGatatttcacaatttcaccAAACACTAGAG GGGAGGATGAAGGAGTCAAATAGAAGTAGCAATGTGCCAAGGTTTGTGAAGAGAGTTGAGCTTGTGCAGAAGCAGACAATTATGCATTACCAGCCACATCAATTTCAGCCTTTCCTCAAGATAGTAGTTGCTTTGCCTACAATGGTTGCTAGCTGTCGTG GCATCTTGGAAAGGGGCATAACAATAGAAGGCCTTGGTTCAAAGAGTTTCCTGACATATGAAAGCAACATTCTTTTTGCCCTTCGTTTCATGATTGATTGCAACATTGTTGGTGGCAACTGGATTGAAGTTCCTGCTGGGAAGTACAGGAAAGCAGCCCGCGTTATGTCCTATTGTCAGCTAGAGTTGGATTGCCT ATACTCAGATTTGGTAAGCCATGCTGCTGAAGGAGAATATTCTAAGATGGCCCCATTTCGCATATTAAGTTTTGATATTGAATGTGCCGGCCGCAAAGGTCATTTCCCAGAACCAACTCATGATCCTGTTATTCAG ATAGCTAACCTAGTCACGCTTCAAGGAGAAGGCCAACCTTTTGTGCAGAATGTCATGACTCTTAAATCGTGCTCTCCCATTGTTGGAGTCGATGTAAGGTCATTTGACACAGAGAGAGATATTCTACTTGCTTGGAGG GATTTAATACGTGAAGTAGATCCTGATATCATAATTGGATACAATATTTGCAAATTTGACTTGCCTTATCTTATTGAG AGAGCCGAGGTTCTTAAGATAGTGGAGTTTCCAATACTTGGTCGAATCAGAAATAGTCGAGTTCGTGTCCGTGATACCACTTTTTCCTCAAG GCAATATGGTGTGCGTGAAAGTAAAGATGTAACTGTGGAGGGAAGAGTGCAATTCGATCTTCTGCAG GCTATGCAACGGGATTACAAGCTGAGTTCTTATTCGTTGAACTCTGTATCTGCACACTTTCTCGGGGAACAA AAAGAGGATGTTCATCATTCAATTATATCTGATCTTCAAAATGGGAACTCAGAGACACGAAGGCGGCTGGCAGTTTATTGCTTGAAG GTCCTCTCACAACTACTCAGGAAAGCAAAACAGAAAAACCTTGTTATACCAAATATAAAGGGTCAAGGGTCTGGACAAGATACCTTTGAGGGTGCAACT GTTTTGGAGGCAAGGGCTGGATTTTATGAAAAACCCATTGCAACTTTGGACTTTGCTTCTTTGTATCCATCCATCATGATGGCATATAACCTATGCTATTGTACTTTG GTGCCTCCTGAGGATGCCCGTAAACTCAACTTGCCACCAGAAAGCCTCAATAGAACCCCATCTGGTGAAATATTTGTGAAACCACAGCTACAGAAG GGCATACTTCCTGAAATCCTTGAAGAATTGTTGGCTGCTCGAAAAAGGGCAAAAGCAGATCTGAAG GAAGCAAAGGACCCTTTCGAAAGAGCGGTTCTTGATGGTCGTCAGCTTGCCTTGAAG ATAAGTGCAAACTCAGTTTATGGTTTTACTGGAGCGACTATTGGTCAATTACCTTGTTTAGAGATTTCTTCAAGTGTGACCAGCTATG GTCGACAGATGATTGAACATACAAAAAAGCTTGTTGAAGATAAGTTCACAACACTAGGAGGCTATGAGCATAATGCAGAG GTAGTTTATGGAGATACTGATTCTGTGATGGTACAGTTTGGTGTTTCTACGGTTGAAGATGCAATGAAGTTAGGAAGAGAAGCTGCAGACTATATTAGTGGAACATTTACTAAG CCCATCAAGCTGGAGTTTGAGAAGGTTTATTTCCCTTACCTATTGATCAGCAAGAAGAGATATGCTGGTTTGTACTGGACAAATCCGGAGAAATTTGACAAAATGGATACAAAAG GTATTGAAACTGTCAGAAGGGACAACTGTTTATTAGTCAAGAACCTGGTAACTGAGTGCCTTCATAAACTGCTAGTGGACCGAGATGTTCCTGGTGCAGTTCAATATGTCAAGAACACCATATCTGATCTGTTAATGAATCGTGTGGACTTGTCTCTTCTAGTTATAACAAAG GGTTTGACTAAAACTGGAGAAGACTATGCTGTAAAAGCTGCCCATGTCGAGCTTGCTGAGAGGATGCGAAAG AGGGATGCTGCTACTGCACCCACTGTTGGTGACCGTGTTCCTTATGTTATAATTAAAGCTGCAAAAGGGGCAAAG GCATATGAGAAGTCAGAAGATCCAATTTATGTTTTGGACAATAACATACCCATTGATCCTCAATATTACCTGGAGAACCAAATTAGCAAA CCACTTATGAGGATCTTCGAGCCAATTCTGAAGAATGCCAGCAAAGAATTGCTTCATGGAAGTCACACTAGAGCTGTCTCAATCTCAACTCCTTCAAATAGCGGGATAATGAAATTTGCAAAGAAACAATTAACTTGTCTTGGATGCAAAGCTGTTATCAG TGGTGCCAATCAGACGCTTTGCTCACATTGCAAGGGTAGAGAAGCAGAGTTGTACTGCAAAACAGTAGCAAATG TTTCAGAGCTTGAGATGCTCTTTGGGAGGCTATGGACGCAGTGCCAAGAGTGCCAAGGCTCTCTACACCAGGACGTTCTCTGCACAAG TCGGGATTGCCCAATTTTCTACCGGCGAAGGAAGGCACAGAAGGATATGGCCGAAGCTAGGCTGCAGCTTGATCGGTGGGACTTCTGA
- the LOC133900414 gene encoding DNA polymerase delta catalytic subunit isoform X1 — translation MSSGGRGGKRRGAPPPAPSGAAAKRGHPAPSTPRFPPPAAAAAAAATEEEMMDEDVFLDETILAEDEAALLMLQRDEAFASRLSRWKRPALPADLAAGCSRTVAFQQLEIDYIIGESRKELLPNSSGPAAILRIFGVTREGHSICCQVHGFEPYFYISCPSGMGPDDISQFHQTLEGRMKESNRSSNVPRFVKRVELVQKQTIMHYQPHQFQPFLKIVVALPTMVASCRGILERGITIEGLGSKSFLTYESNILFALRFMIDCNIVGGNWIEVPAGKYRKAARVMSYCQLELDCLYSDLVSHAAEGEYSKMAPFRILSFDIECAGRKGHFPEPTHDPVIQIANLVTLQGEGQPFVQNVMTLKSCSPIVGVDVRSFDTERDILLAWRDLIREVDPDIIIGYNICKFDLPYLIERAEVLKIVEFPILGRIRNSRVRVRDTTFSSRQYGVRESKDVTVEGRVQFDLLQAMQRDYKLSSYSLNSVSAHFLGEQKEDVHHSIISDLQNGNSETRRRLAVYCLKDAYLPQRLLDKLMYIYNYVEMARVTGVPISFLLSRGQSIKVLSQLLRKAKQKNLVIPNIKGQGSGQDTFEGATVLEARAGFYEKPIATLDFASLYPSIMMAYNLCYCTLVPPEDARKLNLPPESLNRTPSGEIFVKPQLQKGILPEILEELLAARKRAKADLKEAKDPFERAVLDGRQLALKISANSVYGFTGATIGQLPCLEISSSVTSYGRQMIEHTKKLVEDKFTTLGGYEHNAEVVYGDTDSVMVQFGVSTVEDAMKLGREAADYISGTFTKPIKLEFEKVYFPYLLISKKRYAGLYWTNPEKFDKMDTKGIETVRRDNCLLVKNLVTECLHKLLVDRDVPGAVQYVKNTISDLLMNRVDLSLLVITKGLTKTGEDYAVKAAHVELAERMRKRDAATAPTVGDRVPYVIIKAAKGAKAYEKSEDPIYVLDNNIPIDPQYYLENQISKPLMRIFEPILKNASKELLHGSHTRAVSISTPSNSGIMKFAKKQLTCLGCKAVISGANQTLCSHCKGREAELYCKTVANVSELEMLFGRLWTQCQECQGSLHQDVLCTSRDCPIFYRRRKAQKDMAEARLQLDRWDF, via the exons ATGAGCTCAGGCGGACGCGGCGGCAAGCGGCGGGGCGCTCCGCCTCCGGCGCCCTCCGGGGCAGCGGCGAAGAGGGGCCACCCCGCCCCCAGTACCCCTCGGTTTCctccaccggcggcggcggcggccgccgcggccacGGAGGAGGAGATGATGGACGAGGACGTGTTTCTGGACGAGACCATCCTGGCCGAGGATGAGGCGGCTCTGCTAATGCTCCAACGTGACGAGGCCTTCGCCTCCCGCCTCTCGCGGTGGAAGCGCCCCGCACTCCCCGCTGACCTCGCCGCTGGCTGCTCTCGCACCGTCG CTTTTCAGCAGCTGGAGATAGATTACATTATTGGTGAGAGCCGCAAAGAATTGCTGCCCAACTCATCTGGTCCTGCAGCTATACTCAGGATTTTCGGTGTCACCAGAGAAG GTCACAGCATATGCTGTCAGGTGCATGGATTTGAGCCATATTTCTATATCAGCTGTCCATCAGGGATGGGTCCTGATGatatttcacaatttcaccAAACACTAGAG GGGAGGATGAAGGAGTCAAATAGAAGTAGCAATGTGCCAAGGTTTGTGAAGAGAGTTGAGCTTGTGCAGAAGCAGACAATTATGCATTACCAGCCACATCAATTTCAGCCTTTCCTCAAGATAGTAGTTGCTTTGCCTACAATGGTTGCTAGCTGTCGTG GCATCTTGGAAAGGGGCATAACAATAGAAGGCCTTGGTTCAAAGAGTTTCCTGACATATGAAAGCAACATTCTTTTTGCCCTTCGTTTCATGATTGATTGCAACATTGTTGGTGGCAACTGGATTGAAGTTCCTGCTGGGAAGTACAGGAAAGCAGCCCGCGTTATGTCCTATTGTCAGCTAGAGTTGGATTGCCT ATACTCAGATTTGGTAAGCCATGCTGCTGAAGGAGAATATTCTAAGATGGCCCCATTTCGCATATTAAGTTTTGATATTGAATGTGCCGGCCGCAAAGGTCATTTCCCAGAACCAACTCATGATCCTGTTATTCAG ATAGCTAACCTAGTCACGCTTCAAGGAGAAGGCCAACCTTTTGTGCAGAATGTCATGACTCTTAAATCGTGCTCTCCCATTGTTGGAGTCGATGTAAGGTCATTTGACACAGAGAGAGATATTCTACTTGCTTGGAGG GATTTAATACGTGAAGTAGATCCTGATATCATAATTGGATACAATATTTGCAAATTTGACTTGCCTTATCTTATTGAG AGAGCCGAGGTTCTTAAGATAGTGGAGTTTCCAATACTTGGTCGAATCAGAAATAGTCGAGTTCGTGTCCGTGATACCACTTTTTCCTCAAG GCAATATGGTGTGCGTGAAAGTAAAGATGTAACTGTGGAGGGAAGAGTGCAATTCGATCTTCTGCAG GCTATGCAACGGGATTACAAGCTGAGTTCTTATTCGTTGAACTCTGTATCTGCACACTTTCTCGGGGAACAA AAAGAGGATGTTCATCATTCAATTATATCTGATCTTCAAAATGGGAACTCAGAGACACGAAGGCGGCTGGCAGTTTATTGCTTGAAG GATGCTTATCTTCCACAAAGACTGTTAGATAAATTGATGTATATCTACAACTATGTGGAAATGGCAAGGGTCACTGGAGTTCCAATTTCATTTCTACTGTCGAGGGGACAGAGCATTAAA GTCCTCTCACAACTACTCAGGAAAGCAAAACAGAAAAACCTTGTTATACCAAATATAAAGGGTCAAGGGTCTGGACAAGATACCTTTGAGGGTGCAACT GTTTTGGAGGCAAGGGCTGGATTTTATGAAAAACCCATTGCAACTTTGGACTTTGCTTCTTTGTATCCATCCATCATGATGGCATATAACCTATGCTATTGTACTTTG GTGCCTCCTGAGGATGCCCGTAAACTCAACTTGCCACCAGAAAGCCTCAATAGAACCCCATCTGGTGAAATATTTGTGAAACCACAGCTACAGAAG GGCATACTTCCTGAAATCCTTGAAGAATTGTTGGCTGCTCGAAAAAGGGCAAAAGCAGATCTGAAG GAAGCAAAGGACCCTTTCGAAAGAGCGGTTCTTGATGGTCGTCAGCTTGCCTTGAAG ATAAGTGCAAACTCAGTTTATGGTTTTACTGGAGCGACTATTGGTCAATTACCTTGTTTAGAGATTTCTTCAAGTGTGACCAGCTATG GTCGACAGATGATTGAACATACAAAAAAGCTTGTTGAAGATAAGTTCACAACACTAGGAGGCTATGAGCATAATGCAGAG GTAGTTTATGGAGATACTGATTCTGTGATGGTACAGTTTGGTGTTTCTACGGTTGAAGATGCAATGAAGTTAGGAAGAGAAGCTGCAGACTATATTAGTGGAACATTTACTAAG CCCATCAAGCTGGAGTTTGAGAAGGTTTATTTCCCTTACCTATTGATCAGCAAGAAGAGATATGCTGGTTTGTACTGGACAAATCCGGAGAAATTTGACAAAATGGATACAAAAG GTATTGAAACTGTCAGAAGGGACAACTGTTTATTAGTCAAGAACCTGGTAACTGAGTGCCTTCATAAACTGCTAGTGGACCGAGATGTTCCTGGTGCAGTTCAATATGTCAAGAACACCATATCTGATCTGTTAATGAATCGTGTGGACTTGTCTCTTCTAGTTATAACAAAG GGTTTGACTAAAACTGGAGAAGACTATGCTGTAAAAGCTGCCCATGTCGAGCTTGCTGAGAGGATGCGAAAG AGGGATGCTGCTACTGCACCCACTGTTGGTGACCGTGTTCCTTATGTTATAATTAAAGCTGCAAAAGGGGCAAAG GCATATGAGAAGTCAGAAGATCCAATTTATGTTTTGGACAATAACATACCCATTGATCCTCAATATTACCTGGAGAACCAAATTAGCAAA CCACTTATGAGGATCTTCGAGCCAATTCTGAAGAATGCCAGCAAAGAATTGCTTCATGGAAGTCACACTAGAGCTGTCTCAATCTCAACTCCTTCAAATAGCGGGATAATGAAATTTGCAAAGAAACAATTAACTTGTCTTGGATGCAAAGCTGTTATCAG TGGTGCCAATCAGACGCTTTGCTCACATTGCAAGGGTAGAGAAGCAGAGTTGTACTGCAAAACAGTAGCAAATG TTTCAGAGCTTGAGATGCTCTTTGGGAGGCTATGGACGCAGTGCCAAGAGTGCCAAGGCTCTCTACACCAGGACGTTCTCTGCACAAG TCGGGATTGCCCAATTTTCTACCGGCGAAGGAAGGCACAGAAGGATATGGCCGAAGCTAGGCTGCAGCTTGATCGGTGGGACTTCTGA